The Elgaria multicarinata webbii isolate HBS135686 ecotype San Diego chromosome 4, rElgMul1.1.pri, whole genome shotgun sequence genome contains a region encoding:
- the BTBD3 gene encoding BTB/POZ domain-containing protein 3 isoform X1 — MKILLDIHRAFEALSQNKTSTKWRRFMQIGILLISSNYKETVKNRSKKSSKKVNSSSSSSSSSSSGSKLPPVCYEIITLKTKKKKKMAADIFPRKKPANSNATAVQQYHQQNINNNNIIPAPNWQGLYPTIRERNAVMFNNDLMADVHFVVGPPGGTQRLPGHKYVLAVGSSVFHAMFYGELAEDKDEIRIPDVEPAAFLAMLKYIYCDEIDLAADTVLATLYAAKKYIVPHLARACVNFLETSLSAKNACVLLSQSCLFEEPDLTERCWEVIDAQAELALKSEGFCDIDFQTLESILQRETLNAKEIVVFEAALSWAEVECQRQELPASIDNKRKVLGKALYLIRIPTMALDDFANGAAQSGILTLNETNDIFLWYTAAKKPELQFVSNARKGLVPQRCHRFQSCAYRSNQWRYRGRCDSIQFAVDKRVFIAGFGLYGSSCGSAEYSAKIELKRQGVVLGQNLSKYFSDGSSNTFPVWFEYPVQIEPDTFYTASVILDGNELSYFGQEGMTEVQCGKVTVQFQCSSDSTNGTGVQGGQIPELIFYA, encoded by the exons AGACAGTTAAGAACAGGTCCAAGAAAAGCTCTAAGAAGGtaaacagtagcagcagcagcagtagcagcagcagcagtggcagcaagtTACCTCCAGTTTGCTATGAAATCATTACCTTGAagactaaaaagaagaagaagatggctgCTGATATTTTCCCCCGAAAGAAGCCAGCTAACAGTAACGCGACTGCCGTCCAGCAGTACCACCAGCAAAATATCAATAACAACAATATTATTCCAGCTCCCAACTGGCAAGGGCTGTACCCTACCATCCGAGAAAG AAATGCAGTGATGTTCAACAATGACTTGATGGCAGATGTTCATTTTGTGGTTGGGCCACCAGGTGGGACCCAGCGATTACCAGGACACAAA TACGTCTTAGCAGTTGGAAGTTCTGTATTCCATGCAATGTTTTATGGAGAGCTTGCTGAGGACAAAGATGAAATCCGTATACCAGATGTGGAACCTGCTGCTTTCCTCGCTATGCTGAA ATACATATATTGCGATGAAATTGACTTGGCTGCTGATACAGTTCTGGCAACTCTTTACGCTGCCAAGAAGTACATCGTTCCTCATCTTGCCCGAGCGTGTGTTAACTTCCTAGAGACGAGCCTGAGTGCAAAAAACGCTTGTGTGCTCCTCTCCCAGAGCTGCTTATTTGAGGAACCCGACCTGACTGAGCGCTGCTGGGAAGTGATTGATGCCCAGGCAGAGCTGGCTTTGAAATCGGAAGGGTTCTGTGACATTGATTTTCAAACACTTGAAAGCATTCTCCAAAGGGAGACCCTGAACGCCAAAGAGATTGTGGTTTTTGAAGCTGCTCTTAGTTGGGCTGAAGTCGAGTGCCAACGACAAGAATTGCCTGCCAGCATAGACAATAAGCGCAAAGTCCTTGGGAAGGCGCTCTATCTCATCCGCATCCCTACAATGGCACTGGATGACTTTGCCAATGGTGCTGCCCAGTCTGGTATTCTGACCCTCAATGAAACAAACGACATCTTTCTTTGGTACACGGCTGCCAAAAAGCCAGAGCTACAGTTTGTGAGCAATGCCCGGAAAGGCCTCGTCCCGCAACGCTGCCACCGCTTTCAGTCTTGTGCCTACCGCAGCAACCAGTGGCGCTACAGGGGTCGTTGCGACAGCATACAGTTTGCTGTCGATAAAAGGGTTTTCATCGCCGGCTTTGGGCTCTATGGCTCCAGCTGTGGATCGGCAGAATACAGTGCAAAGATTGAACTCAAACGGCAAGGTGTTGTCCTAGGGCAGAACTTGAGCAAGTATTTCTCGGATGGATCGAGCAACACTTTCCCGGTGTGGTTTGAGTATCCAGTGCAGATTGAGCCAGACACCTTTTACACCGCTAGTGTGATTCTGGATGGCAACGAACTCAGCTATTTTGGACAGGAAGGGATGACCGAAGTTCAGTGTGGTAAAGTAACTGTGCAATTCCAGTGCTCTTCAGACAGTACCAATGGCACTGGGGTTCAGGGAGGGCAGATTCCCGAGCTTATCTTTTACGCGTGA
- the BTBD3 gene encoding BTB/POZ domain-containing protein 3 isoform X2 gives MAADIFPRKKPANSNATAVQQYHQQNINNNNIIPAPNWQGLYPTIRERNAVMFNNDLMADVHFVVGPPGGTQRLPGHKYVLAVGSSVFHAMFYGELAEDKDEIRIPDVEPAAFLAMLKYIYCDEIDLAADTVLATLYAAKKYIVPHLARACVNFLETSLSAKNACVLLSQSCLFEEPDLTERCWEVIDAQAELALKSEGFCDIDFQTLESILQRETLNAKEIVVFEAALSWAEVECQRQELPASIDNKRKVLGKALYLIRIPTMALDDFANGAAQSGILTLNETNDIFLWYTAAKKPELQFVSNARKGLVPQRCHRFQSCAYRSNQWRYRGRCDSIQFAVDKRVFIAGFGLYGSSCGSAEYSAKIELKRQGVVLGQNLSKYFSDGSSNTFPVWFEYPVQIEPDTFYTASVILDGNELSYFGQEGMTEVQCGKVTVQFQCSSDSTNGTGVQGGQIPELIFYA, from the exons atggctgCTGATATTTTCCCCCGAAAGAAGCCAGCTAACAGTAACGCGACTGCCGTCCAGCAGTACCACCAGCAAAATATCAATAACAACAATATTATTCCAGCTCCCAACTGGCAAGGGCTGTACCCTACCATCCGAGAAAG AAATGCAGTGATGTTCAACAATGACTTGATGGCAGATGTTCATTTTGTGGTTGGGCCACCAGGTGGGACCCAGCGATTACCAGGACACAAA TACGTCTTAGCAGTTGGAAGTTCTGTATTCCATGCAATGTTTTATGGAGAGCTTGCTGAGGACAAAGATGAAATCCGTATACCAGATGTGGAACCTGCTGCTTTCCTCGCTATGCTGAA ATACATATATTGCGATGAAATTGACTTGGCTGCTGATACAGTTCTGGCAACTCTTTACGCTGCCAAGAAGTACATCGTTCCTCATCTTGCCCGAGCGTGTGTTAACTTCCTAGAGACGAGCCTGAGTGCAAAAAACGCTTGTGTGCTCCTCTCCCAGAGCTGCTTATTTGAGGAACCCGACCTGACTGAGCGCTGCTGGGAAGTGATTGATGCCCAGGCAGAGCTGGCTTTGAAATCGGAAGGGTTCTGTGACATTGATTTTCAAACACTTGAAAGCATTCTCCAAAGGGAGACCCTGAACGCCAAAGAGATTGTGGTTTTTGAAGCTGCTCTTAGTTGGGCTGAAGTCGAGTGCCAACGACAAGAATTGCCTGCCAGCATAGACAATAAGCGCAAAGTCCTTGGGAAGGCGCTCTATCTCATCCGCATCCCTACAATGGCACTGGATGACTTTGCCAATGGTGCTGCCCAGTCTGGTATTCTGACCCTCAATGAAACAAACGACATCTTTCTTTGGTACACGGCTGCCAAAAAGCCAGAGCTACAGTTTGTGAGCAATGCCCGGAAAGGCCTCGTCCCGCAACGCTGCCACCGCTTTCAGTCTTGTGCCTACCGCAGCAACCAGTGGCGCTACAGGGGTCGTTGCGACAGCATACAGTTTGCTGTCGATAAAAGGGTTTTCATCGCCGGCTTTGGGCTCTATGGCTCCAGCTGTGGATCGGCAGAATACAGTGCAAAGATTGAACTCAAACGGCAAGGTGTTGTCCTAGGGCAGAACTTGAGCAAGTATTTCTCGGATGGATCGAGCAACACTTTCCCGGTGTGGTTTGAGTATCCAGTGCAGATTGAGCCAGACACCTTTTACACCGCTAGTGTGATTCTGGATGGCAACGAACTCAGCTATTTTGGACAGGAAGGGATGACCGAAGTTCAGTGTGGTAAAGTAACTGTGCAATTCCAGTGCTCTTCAGACAGTACCAATGGCACTGGGGTTCAGGGAGGGCAGATTCCCGAGCTTATCTTTTACGCGTGA